The Symphalangus syndactylus isolate Jambi chromosome 23, NHGRI_mSymSyn1-v2.1_pri, whole genome shotgun sequence genome has a window encoding:
- the LOC129473525 gene encoding small ubiquitin-related modifier 2-like — MADEKREEAVKTENNDHINLKVVGQGVSLVHFKINRHTPLNKLMKAYCEAQLEMENEDTIDVFQQQAGGVC, encoded by the exons ATGGCCGACGAAAAGCGCGAGGAAGCAGTCAAGACTGAGAACAATGATCATATTAATTTGAAGGTGGTGGGGCAGGGTGTTTCCTTGGTGCACTTTAAGATTAACAGACACACACCACTTAATAAACTAATGAAAGCCTATTGTGAA GCACAGTTGGAAATGGAGAATGAAGATACAATTGATGTGTTCCAACAGCAGGCAGGAGGTGTTTGCTGA